From the genome of Halarsenatibacter silvermanii, one region includes:
- a CDS encoding CBS domain-containing protein — protein MFEEKRSREFLDIFKEIEQHLQSESEVSGHQSFHNLIDEFREKHSVIEYYYDQLRHIRNVRNLLVHNHEFYAVPNEKSLEVLRKIKDVIKNPPSVIPLFKKEVLTASADGFLIEATRKMRENNFSQVPVIDSNDHIIDLLTSNSIARWLGSLNDNDSIEVSAGNVRVKDVLEYREGHCRYEIVDRRTSVVEVLNLFKEANKRGERLEAIIITDEGNKGGAQEGIITGSDVTSIYDNIDVSLST, from the coding sequence TTGTTTGAAGAGAAAAGAAGCAGAGAATTTCTCGATATTTTTAAAGAAATAGAACAGCACCTGCAGAGTGAGAGTGAAGTCTCCGGACATCAAAGCTTTCATAACCTGATCGATGAATTCAGGGAAAAACACAGTGTCATAGAATATTATTACGATCAGCTGCGTCATATCAGAAATGTCAGGAATTTGCTTGTACACAACCATGAATTTTATGCCGTACCCAACGAAAAATCACTGGAAGTGCTAAGAAAAATAAAAGATGTGATCAAAAACCCTCCTTCGGTAATACCACTTTTTAAAAAGGAAGTTTTAACAGCATCAGCAGATGGTTTTTTGATCGAAGCTACCAGGAAGATGAGAGAAAATAATTTTTCTCAGGTTCCAGTCATCGACAGCAACGATCATATAATAGATCTTTTAACCAGCAACAGTATAGCCAGATGGCTCGGGTCTTTGAATGACAATGACAGCATCGAAGTATCTGCAGGTAATGTCAGGGTTAAAGATGTACTGGAGTATAGAGAAGGTCACTGCCGATACGAAATTGTCGACAGGAGAACTTCTGTGGTTGAGGTGCTCAATCTTTTCAAAGAAGCCAATAAAAGAGGAGAGAGGCTTGAGGCAATTATAATTACCGATGAGGGAAATAAAGGGGGAGCTCAGGAAGGAATAATAACCGGGTCTGATGTCACCAGCATATATGATAATATCGACGTGAGTCTCTCGACCTAA